The following is a genomic window from Balneolales bacterium ANBcel1.
CGCCGACCACCATATCCAGGTTTGCCGGATGATCCGGCGGGAGGAATCTTGTGGTGAACGACGGTGAGAACCCGCCGCTTCCCGCTCTGCCTTCCCCTTCAGTTTCTGATGCACTGCTTCCAGCGCAGACTCGGTCTCTTGTTCCGTCGGCATCCGCTCCTGCGATGCAGAAAGCCCGGCGCTCCTTTTCCAGAGAAACTCACAATCCCGGTGTTCACTTGCCGTCAGTCCGTCCGGGAGCGGTACCGTATCCCTGCCGCCGGTTTCCAAATCACCGGCACGCCGGCCGGATATATGCCGATGGTCGTTGCTCATATTCATGTTTCTGTACCTGTTCTGTATCGTTGGACCATATCTGTTCCGGATAGGTGGTGTGCCGGCCGCTATCTGCCGGAGCCGCTCATCCTGAATTGCGCGTATTTTTCACGAATCTGTTTCAATGCGGCCGTCAGGTGGTTATTCACTGTTTTTGGAGAAACCTCCATAACGGCAGCAACCTCGTCATGGATTAATCCTTCGAAACGACTCAGCTCAAATGCTTCCCGTTGCCGTTCGGGCAGCTCCCGGATCCATTCCCGAAGTTTGGCATCCAGAAGGGCCGCCTCCCGGTCGCTGTGCGGGTCTCCGTCTACTGGAAACGAATCGTCCGGGACCGTGTCGATGACTTCCTGGCCGGCTGCATTTTTGCGGTCCCGAAGATAGTTAAACGACCGGTTTCGAACCGACCGGTAGAGCCATCCCCGTACGGATCGATCGGGGTCGATGGTATCCCGTTGCTGCCAGAGCATGACAAAAACATCCTGGGTGATGTCACAGGACGCGTTCCAGTCATGCGTGATTTTGCACGCAAAACGAACCAGCCGGGGATACATCGCCCGGAAGCATTCATCAAAAGCCTTCTTGTCGAACTCCAGGATCCCCGAGCTCAGCTTTGTCTGGTCTGTTACTGCATCATGTTTCATTGTGTTGTAACCGCCATACACCTGTGAAATGCTATACACCTATACCAGGCCGGCAAACCGTCCCGCGTCCATAGCAATTCGTGTCGCATCGCTTCCGGTTATCCGATATAGCCCTGCATTATAACGAGTTAAGTTTCTAAGGAACATGGATAGTGCACGAGCCTTTATTTTAATTTCGTTACAAAAGAACGCGCCTGCAATAGGCATCACGACACCATTAGGTGTAACCCCGATAGAAAGCAGGTCCGTCGCCGTGAAATGGCGGGCCGGATGGCATATATAATTTGAACGTAATCATACCAGGAGGCACAGCATGAGGATCATCAATCCACGGAAACAAGTATCGATGACCGAACCGCACACTGACTACCATACCGGACATCCACGCTTCCGGACACTTACCCTCGCCGCGGCTGCCGTTTCACTAATTTTTATTGCCGGCTGTGATATCAGCGGGACCTCCTCCGATCCGGAACCCCCGGGCCAGCTGCGGGAATTATCCGCCCAGGAACAAGTACTGGTTGAAGGATCCAATGACTTTACTTTCCGGCTGCTTGAAGCCATTGCCGAAGGCACTCCGGAAGAAAGTTTTTTCGCGTCGCCCCTGAGTATCTCCATGGCGTTCGGAATGGCACTGAACGGTACCGACGGGGATACCTACACGCAGATGAGAGACTTTTTCGGTCATGACGGATTGTCGAATGAAGAGATCAACCGTGCCTTTCGCGACCTCATCGGGATACTGACCGACCTTGACCCGCAAGTGCGCATGGAGATCGCTAATTCAATCTGGTACCGCAAGGGCTTTGAGGTGCTACAAGAGTTTCTCAATACAAATGCAGAGTACTTCAACGCCGAAATTGCCGATCTGGATTTCGGCGACCCGGCCGCGCCGGATATTATCAATGGCTGGATTGAGGAAGCCACCGAAGGCCTCATTGAAGAGATGATTGAAGCAATCGGTCCGGATGTCGTCATGTACCTGATCAACGCCATCTATTTCAAGGCCGACTGGACCGTGCAGTTTGATCCCGACGACACCCGTGACAGGCCCTTTACCACCGGTTCCGGCGACCTCGTTGAGGTACCCATGATGCGGGTTAAAGATGAATTCCGGTTCTATCAGAACGATCACTGGCAGGTTGTTGACCTCGGATATGGCGCAGGAGGCAGTTTTTCGTTCATTGCCATGCTTCCAAGAGATGAAGACGATCCGGGCAGTTTTTCCGGATCACTTACCCTCCAGCAATTTGAGTCCCTCACCTCCCGCCTGCAGAATGATACGGTGGAAGTGCACATGCCCCGGTTCGAAATAGATTTCGATTACGAAGATATCATGTTTGATCTGTATGACATGGGACTCACAATACCATTCCATCCGGGTCAGGCCGACTTCAGCCGGATCAACCCCATGGAATCGCTGTTTATATCGAATGTTATGCACCTGGCGGTTATCAAAGTGGATGAGGAAGGCAGCGAAGCGGCGGCGGTAACGGTAATCGAGATAGTACGGACCTCCGCCGGCGGCCCTTCCCACAAGATTATTCGCCTTGACCGGCCGTTCCTCTTTTTCATCCGGGAAAACAGCAGCAACACGATTTTATTCATGGGGAAATACGCCGGTCCGGATGCCTGACCACATACCTCCACCACCCTTTTCCCGGAGGGTATCATGTGGTACATGGCAGACACGCAATACGGCATGGTACCGGTACGCCCGGCCGAGCGCCTGCAGCAGCGTTTCCTGGTCGTGCCCGAGATCGAGCATATTGAATCCGACACAAAAATTAACCATTTTCAATTCTGGATGAGTATGCAGGTGGGCTTGTGATGTTGCTCACCAAACCGGCCAATGCCGCTTATATGGCCGGAAAATAATAAGTGACAAAAATACACTTTTTCTGTACTTTGGTGGGTGAGGCAGAGGTGATATCTGCTAATAAAGCCGCAAACGTGACCTGCATGTGGCATACCGGCCTGTCTCGCAATTGTCCATTATTTAATTCTGTGAAACCCATGAATAAAAATCCGCTTTCTTTTTTTCGAATACCGCTTGTGGCCGCAATGGCTGCAATTATAACCCTGGCCGCTCTTTCGGAGAGCATCGGGAAAAACAACCCGGCCACAAACACTCCGCTCTTTTCACGTTTTGTATATGAAGGAGACGACCAGGTGTACAAAGACTACCCTCTGGAAGAGGATGAGTTTTATACACCGATCCTGCAGGGCACCTATCCCGACCCCGCCATCGTGCGAAGAGGCGACGATTACTTCATGGTACACTCCTCGTTTGCCATGTGGCCCGGCATTCCCATCTTCCACTCCAACGACCTGGTAAACTGGACACAAATCGGCCACGTACTCGATCGCGAATCCCAGCTTTTTGTCCAGGACACGGGCATCAGCGCCGGCCTCTTTGCCCCGGCCATTAAATACAATCCGCATAATGAAACCTTCTACATGATTACCACCCAGTTCGCCGGTGGTATCGGAAACATGGTCGTTACTACCAAGGACCCGTTTGAGGGCTGGAGCGATCCCTACCCGCTGAATTTCAACGGCATTGACCCATCCCTGTTTTTTGACGACGACGGCAGCGCCTATGTCGTCCATAACGACGCGCCCGATCCGGGTGAAGAGCTTTATCAAGGCCACCGGGTCATCAAAATCTGGGATTTCGACCTGGAGGAGAACCAGGTGATCGAGGGCACCGACAAGATTATCGTCGATGGCGGTGTGGACATCACACAGGAACCCATCTGGATTGAAATGCCCCATATCTACAAGCGGGATGACGGCCGCTATTACCTCTCCTGCGCCGAAGGCGGAACCGGCGGATGGCACAGCCAGGTTGTTTTTGTTGCCGACCATCCCCGCGGACCCTACAAGCCGGCACCGGGCAATCCCATCATGACCCAGCGCTACCTCAACCCCGACCGCCCCAACAAGGTTGACTGGGCCGGTCATGCCGACATCACCAAAGGTCCCGACGGCGAACTGTACGCTGTTTTTCTGGGCATCCGCCCGAATGAAGAGGACCGGGTAACTACAGGCCGCGAAACGTTTATCCTTCCGGTCGACTGGAGCGGTGAATTTCCGGTTTTCGTAAACGGACTCATTCCTCTGGAACCCAAACTCAAAATGCCGGAAGGCGTGGTTAACAAAACCGGTCAGGATGGTTTCTTCCCCAACGGCAACTTTACCTTTGACGAAGATTTTTCCGCTGATAAACTGGACTACCGCTGGATCGGAATGAGAGGCCCCCGTGAGAATTTTATCTCCACATCGGGTGAAGGGCTGCGAGTCACCCCCTTCGAAACCAATATCAATGCGGTGGCACCGATTTCCTCCCTTTTCAAGCGCCATATGCACGATACCTTTACTGCAACGACGGTGCTGGAGTACACTCCGGGATCCGGAAGCGACCTTGCCGGGCTCGTCAACTACCAGAGCGAACGTTTTCATTATGTGTTCGGTATCACGAAACACGGCGGCAACGACTATCTGCTGCTGCAGCGAACCGAAAATGGCGAAGCCACCACCATTGCAAGCACACGCATAGATACCGGCAGCCCGGTCCATCTGCGCGTGCGTGCCGAAGGGGATAACTACCAATACAGCTACTCTACCAACGGCACGGATTTCATCCCGTTGGGCGGAACCGTATCGGGTGATATTCTCTCGACTAATGTTGCCGGCGGATTCACCGGAGCTCTGATCGGCCTCTACGCCACCAGCTCCAACGAAGCACGGCCGCAATAACCGGAACGGACTGTCACATCCATCCTATCCGGCAAGTTTCACAAAGCCATGCTGTTTTCGAACGGCATGGCTTTTTTTATGATATGATATCCGGTCCGGCGAATCGAATCGCACCTCAAGGCGTTTTTTGTCTCAGAGCCGGAGCATCCAAACGCGCCCGCTGTCAGGAAGCGCCAATTATGAAGCATGCCGAATCATGAGGCCTGCTCAACAAATACGTTCCGATAACCGGCACCGGCTATGACGATGCCCCCAAACATCCCGATTCCACAGCCTTCTTCGCCATACCGGCAGTATGCCAACGGCAACCGCTCTGTGCACCTTGCTCCGCTTTTGTACACCCCCCCGAAAAGCCGTATATTTTCCCAATGTAAATAGATTTCTACAACCCACACTTATCCATTTAACTTCATTTTGTTATGAATTTCATGATCATGCTTTTTGCCGCGGATCCGGAAGGCGGCGGTGGCGGTTTCACCAGCCTAATTTTTCTTGCAGCCATTTTTCTTGTGTTTTATCTGTTCATCATCCGCCCGCAATCCAAAAAACAAAAAGAAATCCAGAACAAGGTTTCGGAAATGAAAAAGGGCGACAAAGTTGTTACATCCGGTGGAATCGTCGGCATCGTATCTGCCATCGAAGAAGATTCCGTCATGCTGGAGATTGACAAGGACGTGAAGGTAAAACTGCTCAAAAATGCCATTGTCGACGTAAATCCCCAGAAGTAGTCTTTCCCCACTTAACATCATGGAACCGGGAACCCCGTTTGGAAATTTCTTTTCGGTGTTCCCGTTTTTTATTTATGGCAAAGCCCGAAGAAAAAAATTTTGACTCCATCGAAGCGGCGATTGAAGACATCAAAGCCGGTAAGATGGTGATCGTCGTCGATGACGAAGACCGTGAGAACGAAGGCGATTTTGTGATGGCGGCCGAGAAAGTCACGCCGGAACATATCAACACCATGGTCACCTACGGCCGCGGCCTGGTCTGCGTGCCTGTGACCCGCCAGCGGGCATACGAGCTCAGTCTGGAGCCGATGGTTGTGAAGAACACCGACTCGATGGAGACCGCCTTCACCGTTTCGGTGGATCACCGCCCCGGAACCACGACCGGTATATCGGCGGCCGACAGGGCCAGGACCATACAGGCTTTGATTGATCCGGAAGCCGGTGCGTCTGATTTCCGCAGACCGGGACACGTTTTTCCCCTCATCAGTCGCGAAGGCGGGGTGCTGCGCCGGGCCGGGCATACCGAAGCGGCCATCGATCTGGCCAAGCTGGCCGGCTGCCGGGAAGGCGGAGTCATTTGCGAGATCATGAACGACGACGGCTCCATGGCACGGCTCGATGACCTGAAGAGCGTCGCCCGGAAATTTGACATGAAGCTGATCACGATCAAGGATCTGATCAGCTACCGCATGAAAAACGAAAGCCTGGTGCGGGAAGCCATCAACATTGAGCTGCCAACGATCTACGGTGATTTTCGCCTGCACGCCTTCGAGGAAAAACTCACGGGTGCCGTGCATCTCGCACTGGTCAAGGGCAAATGGAGTGAGAACGAGCCGGTGCTGGTGCGGGTTCACTCGCTGTGCATGACCGGTGATGTGTTCGGATCCAAACGGTGTGACTGCGGCGAGCAGCTGCATGCCGCGCTTCGCATGGTCGATGAAACCGGCGCAGGTGCAGTGCTATATATGAATCAGGAGGGGCGGGGCATCGGACTCGTTAACAAACTGCGGGCTTACAAGCTACAGGAAGAAGGGCTGGATACGGTGGAGGCCAACGAAGCGCTCGGGTTCAAATCCGATTTACGTGACTACGGCATCGGCGCGCAGATGCTGCGCTCTCTTGGCGTCCGAAAAATGCGGCTTATCACCAACAACCCCGCAAAGCGGGTCGGCCTGGTGGGGTACGGACTCGAAATCGTCGAGCGCGTACCTATTGAAACCGAAACCTATCCCGAAAATTTGCGCTATCTGAAGACGAAACGGGACCGTATGGGCCACGACCTGCACAATATCGATCCCCACGATCAGCTGGATATTTTGAAAAGCATTCTGCACTGACCTGACCGTTGGAGCTGGTCACTGGCCACAGGCACGGCGAATTCCCGTGCTATCCGTCACCGCCCGTTGTTTTCTCCAGCATCTCTTCCAGCCCCTTCCAGAAAAGATCCACACAGTCAATCCGCATCGGAAACTGCTTCACTTCACCGAGCGCGGCCCATTCCGGGCGCTTCGGCTCTTCGGCGCCGGACCGGTCACGCAGCCAACTGCGAAAAGATCCGGTATTGCGCCGTATTTCATGAATGGATGAACCGCTCAGGGTTGAGCAGCCAACGGAAGCCGAGGCCAGACAATAGAAGCAACCGCTGCCTTCAAAGCGGATTTCGGGGAGATGATCGCCGGAACGCTTTGCGGTAATCAGAACCCGGTCACCGCATTTCCGGTTGACTGCTTCATGGCGAAGATCCGGCAGATCCACCACCCCGCGATTTCTCGGGTTTTTATAGTGGTCAATGAGCATCCCTGTCCGGACTCACGTCCGGTTTTTCCTCCGGGTCATGGTCAGGCCGGCCGACCTCATCCTGTTCCCCGCCGGATATGACAGGCTCCTGCGGCGCATCCTGTTCCTGCTCTCGGGCCGTATACTCCGGCAACAACTTTCTATGAAACACGATCAGGGTTACGATGGCAACGGAAATAGCGCTGTCGGCGACATTGAAGATATACGGGAAAACATCGAACCCGCCGACATTCAGTTTGAAATGGATAAAATCAACGACATGTCCATCAAGAAAACTGCCATAACCGCCGATCCGTGCCTGAAAGAGCCGGTCGGTGATGTTACCCAGCGCTCCGCCTACAATCATCCCCATACAGATCAGATAACCGGTGCCTGCCGGTTTCAGCGTTTTCCAGACATAGGCCAGAATGATAAACATGGCCGCGATGGCAATCAGGCTGATGACCCAGGTCTCCGCCCAGTGTATCCCGAGCGCCATGCCGGGATTCTTTGTGAAATTAAACGCAAGCCACCCCTCTATCACTGTATAGTTATGCAGCTCCGGGGTAGTCCGAACCTGGAACTTGGTGATTTGATCGATAATCAGAACGGCCAGCGCGACCCCTCCGAACAGAGTGAGCTTCCTCGCGGATGAATTCAAAATAATCAGCGCCGTTTCATTTTGGCTTCAATGCTAATCTGGGTATGGGGAACGGCTTCAAGGCGACCCTTTGAAATCTTTTTCCCGGTAACTTTGCAAACCCCGTAGGTTTTATTATCGATGCGCTGGATGGCATCATCCAGATATTTGATAAATTTTTTGGTACGGTTGAAGAGCATATAGGTCTTCTCGCGCTCCTGGGCATCCGTGCCGGCATCCGCCATGTGGAAAGAGTATGCCGACTCATCCGATGAGTTTTCGGTACTCTCCTTCAGCGCATCCATCAGGATGTTCAAATCCTTCTCGGCATCATCACGCTTTTTCAGGATAATATTGCGGAAATGCTCCAGCTCTCCGTCGCTGTACGGGGATACGCGTTCTTCGATATTCTCGTTTTTTTCCTTGCTCATAGCTGCGAAGGATTTAATAGTTACTGTTACGTTGGATCGCAATGGTACACATTTTACCGCCAATTTCCCACTGCTTGGTAAAATCTGACTCATCGGCCGTTCCAAACTGAACGGATTCGGCCAGGGTTTCGCTTTTTACATACTCATTCATGAACTGAATCGATGACTTCAACTCTTCGTCACCGTCCAGGTACATATCAATGCGGTCGGTAAGCTCAAAATTGGCCTCCTTCCGCATATTCTGGATACGGTTGACCACTTCACGGGCAATCCCCTCACGGGTCAGTGCCTCGTCCAGTTCCGTATCCAGTGCGACCGTCACACCGTCCTCAGACTCAACGGACCAGCCTTCCAGTCCGTGACGTGTGACTTCCACATCTTCTTTTGATAACGTTATCGGCTCACCG
Proteins encoded in this region:
- the yajC gene encoding preprotein translocase subunit YajC; its protein translation is MNFMIMLFAADPEGGGGGFTSLIFLAAIFLVFYLFIIRPQSKKQKEIQNKVSEMKKGDKVVTSGGIVGIVSAIEEDSVMLEIDKDVKVKLLKNAIVDVNPQK
- a CDS encoding iron-sulfur cluster assembly scaffold protein, producing the protein MLIDHYKNPRNRGVVDLPDLRHEAVNRKCGDRVLITAKRSGDHLPEIRFEGSGCFYCLASASVGCSTLSGSSIHEIRRNTGSFRSWLRDRSGAEEPKRPEWAALGEVKQFPMRIDCVDLFWKGLEEMLEKTTGGDG
- a CDS encoding glycoside hydrolase family 43 protein, which gives rise to MAAIITLAALSESIGKNNPATNTPLFSRFVYEGDDQVYKDYPLEEDEFYTPILQGTYPDPAIVRRGDDYFMVHSSFAMWPGIPIFHSNDLVNWTQIGHVLDRESQLFVQDTGISAGLFAPAIKYNPHNETFYMITTQFAGGIGNMVVTTKDPFEGWSDPYPLNFNGIDPSLFFDDDGSAYVVHNDAPDPGEELYQGHRVIKIWDFDLEENQVIEGTDKIIVDGGVDITQEPIWIEMPHIYKRDDGRYYLSCAEGGTGGWHSQVVFVADHPRGPYKPAPGNPIMTQRYLNPDRPNKVDWAGHADITKGPDGELYAVFLGIRPNEEDRVTTGRETFILPVDWSGEFPVFVNGLIPLEPKLKMPEGVVNKTGQDGFFPNGNFTFDEDFSADKLDYRWIGMRGPRENFISTSGEGLRVTPFETNINAVAPISSLFKRHMHDTFTATTVLEYTPGSGSDLAGLVNYQSERFHYVFGITKHGGNDYLLLQRTENGEATTIASTRIDTGSPVHLRVRAEGDNYQYSYSTNGTDFIPLGGTVSGDILSTNVAGGFTGALIGLYATSSNEARPQ
- a CDS encoding RNA polymerase sigma-70 factor — its product is MKHDAVTDQTKLSSGILEFDKKAFDECFRAMYPRLVRFACKITHDWNASCDITQDVFVMLWQQRDTIDPDRSVRGWLYRSVRNRSFNYLRDRKNAAGQEVIDTVPDDSFPVDGDPHSDREAALLDAKLREWIRELPERQREAFELSRFEGLIHDEVAAVMEVSPKTVNNHLTAALKQIREKYAQFRMSGSGR
- a CDS encoding molecular chaperone DnaK; protein product: MSKEKNENIEERVSPYSDGELEHFRNIILKKRDDAEKDLNILMDALKESTENSSDESAYSFHMADAGTDAQEREKTYMLFNRTKKFIKYLDDAIQRIDNKTYGVCKVTGKKISKGRLEAVPHTQISIEAKMKRR
- a CDS encoding serpin family protein, with protein sequence MTEPHTDYHTGHPRFRTLTLAAAAVSLIFIAGCDISGTSSDPEPPGQLRELSAQEQVLVEGSNDFTFRLLEAIAEGTPEESFFASPLSISMAFGMALNGTDGDTYTQMRDFFGHDGLSNEEINRAFRDLIGILTDLDPQVRMEIANSIWYRKGFEVLQEFLNTNAEYFNAEIADLDFGDPAAPDIINGWIEEATEGLIEEMIEAIGPDVVMYLINAIYFKADWTVQFDPDDTRDRPFTTGSGDLVEVPMMRVKDEFRFYQNDHWQVVDLGYGAGGSFSFIAMLPRDEDDPGSFSGSLTLQQFESLTSRLQNDTVEVHMPRFEIDFDYEDIMFDLYDMGLTIPFHPGQADFSRINPMESLFISNVMHLAVIKVDEEGSEAAAVTVIEIVRTSAGGPSHKIIRLDRPFLFFIRENSSNTILFMGKYAGPDA
- a CDS encoding signal peptidase II, with the translated sequence MNSSARKLTLFGGVALAVLIIDQITKFQVRTTPELHNYTVIEGWLAFNFTKNPGMALGIHWAETWVISLIAIAAMFIILAYVWKTLKPAGTGYLICMGMIVGGALGNITDRLFQARIGGYGSFLDGHVVDFIHFKLNVGGFDVFPYIFNVADSAISVAIVTLIVFHRKLLPEYTAREQEQDAPQEPVISGGEQDEVGRPDHDPEEKPDVSPDRDAH
- a CDS encoding bifunctional 3,4-dihydroxy-2-butanone-4-phosphate synthase/GTP cyclohydrolase II, translated to MAKPEEKNFDSIEAAIEDIKAGKMVIVVDDEDRENEGDFVMAAEKVTPEHINTMVTYGRGLVCVPVTRQRAYELSLEPMVVKNTDSMETAFTVSVDHRPGTTTGISAADRARTIQALIDPEAGASDFRRPGHVFPLISREGGVLRRAGHTEAAIDLAKLAGCREGGVICEIMNDDGSMARLDDLKSVARKFDMKLITIKDLISYRMKNESLVREAINIELPTIYGDFRLHAFEEKLTGAVHLALVKGKWSENEPVLVRVHSLCMTGDVFGSKRCDCGEQLHAALRMVDETGAGAVLYMNQEGRGIGLVNKLRAYKLQEEGLDTVEANEALGFKSDLRDYGIGAQMLRSLGVRKMRLITNNPAKRVGLVGYGLEIVERVPIETETYPENLRYLKTKRDRMGHDLHNIDPHDQLDILKSILH